Proteins encoded within one genomic window of Streptomyces taklimakanensis:
- a CDS encoding nitrate- and nitrite sensing domain-containing protein — MGKKRHQGSRSDHQGTAVPPAGRRARVRNRLLASVVLCTVAVLAAGAPGVATASRDLTESQRLVDRAELGRRAVSLSHALADERDAVVHRIASGRGGEGVPEREQSRVDRGMRELGEDAPADIRRLLDAFPDTRRRAATGESDATETYEAYTRVVQALGGITAATSRSLPGRAENATADSLPDLGRAVEQASAARGLLLAALTAGGEQPRLTAAAQQAHLREQAALADFEQTAPVSTRDAYTRTVTGTDVALAERYLTGLTDQPRLDHRDLALDHDRVASALTARVDRMRGMESSLAAAEVERLEELRDDDLTALELSIALLGVCALIALGISVQTARSMARPLAVLRRGSERVAADPTGEEPVVYTGRNDEFADVVRAVNRLRGTAVALHERVVRAESTGGEVTAERERIAAERERLLREYETAKEAAEKTVRAAEEAARKAAEEAERKAAEAAEASLAAAEAARRAAEEPAGPAPGTSHHTFVHLALRTLGLVERQLTLIESMEHEEKEPDRLTTLYKLDHLATRMRRHSENLLLLAGAEHATGHREPVPLLDVLRAAVSEIERYERVDIATLPPHAQVAGSAADDVSHLIAELVDNATAFSPPDAEVRLSGWMLENGEIMLSVQDEGIGVSPERLAELNAKLAEGAEAAPREDDVLGMGLYVVARLAARHGIRVQLREQEQGGITAVAVLPRALLPDRPMPGSPAGAKAAQAGVANTLPGTVAEANDNALPTRPDRARARTDGAADTDDTVGTDGTAGTEESAGEPESVAPAGTGEHGRADDARAPGGTGGTGVTDTLVFPRITDTGPVPGDVDVAEADEAAADPARGAVADATGTPPAAPGGVHEHARAADETVLRAAPEADAARENDAARENTAGPTADPTVETAPETDAAPGPVARTVTAKGLPKRTPQNVTTGVGAPRPGRGRGGLQADELRRRLGGFQQGAREGQRDALAQIAAEESGGERHGTGPDEGRTGATDTGGTVEEARK, encoded by the coding sequence GTGGGGAAGAAGCGACACCAGGGCAGCCGGTCGGACCACCAGGGCACCGCCGTCCCACCCGCCGGACGGCGGGCACGCGTGCGCAACAGGCTGCTGGCCTCCGTCGTCCTGTGCACCGTCGCCGTCCTCGCCGCCGGGGCGCCCGGAGTCGCCACCGCCTCGCGCGACCTGACCGAGTCCCAACGCCTGGTCGACCGCGCCGAACTGGGCCGGCGGGCCGTCTCCCTCTCCCACGCCCTGGCCGACGAGCGCGACGCCGTCGTCCACCGCATCGCCTCCGGGCGCGGCGGCGAGGGCGTGCCCGAGCGGGAGCAGAGCCGCGTGGACCGCGGGATGCGGGAACTGGGCGAGGACGCGCCCGCCGACATACGACGGCTGCTCGACGCGTTCCCCGACACCCGCCGGCGGGCCGCCACCGGGGAGAGCGACGCGACCGAGACGTACGAGGCGTACACCCGGGTCGTCCAGGCCCTGGGCGGCATCACCGCCGCCACCTCCCGCTCCCTGCCCGGCCGCGCCGAGAACGCGACGGCCGACTCGCTCCCCGACCTCGGCCGCGCCGTCGAGCAGGCGTCGGCGGCCCGGGGACTGCTGCTGGCCGCGCTCACCGCGGGGGGCGAGCAGCCCCGACTGACCGCCGCGGCCCAGCAGGCGCACCTGCGCGAGCAGGCCGCTCTCGCCGACTTCGAGCAGACGGCGCCCGTCTCCACCCGTGACGCCTACACCCGGACCGTCACCGGCACCGACGTGGCGCTGGCCGAGCGCTACCTGACCGGACTCACCGACCAGCCGCGGCTGGACCACCGGGACCTCGCTCTGGACCACGACCGCGTCGCGTCCGCGTTGACCGCCCGCGTGGACCGGATGCGCGGCATGGAGTCCTCGCTGGCCGCCGCCGAGGTGGAGCGGTTGGAGGAACTGCGCGACGACGACCTCACCGCGCTGGAGCTGAGCATCGCCCTGCTCGGGGTGTGCGCGCTGATCGCGCTCGGCATCAGCGTCCAGACGGCCCGCTCGATGGCCCGTCCGCTGGCCGTCCTGCGGCGCGGCAGCGAGCGGGTGGCCGCCGACCCGACGGGGGAGGAGCCGGTCGTCTACACCGGCCGCAACGACGAGTTCGCCGACGTCGTGCGCGCCGTCAACCGGCTGCGGGGCACCGCCGTCGCCCTCCACGAGCGCGTCGTCCGCGCCGAGTCCACCGGGGGGGAGGTGACGGCCGAGCGCGAACGGATCGCCGCCGAGCGCGAGCGACTGCTGCGCGAGTACGAGACGGCGAAGGAGGCCGCCGAGAAGACGGTGCGGGCCGCCGAGGAGGCCGCGCGCAAGGCCGCGGAGGAGGCGGAGCGCAAGGCCGCCGAGGCGGCGGAGGCGTCCCTGGCGGCCGCCGAGGCCGCGCGCCGGGCCGCCGAGGAGCCGGCCGGACCCGCCCCGGGCACCTCCCACCACACGTTCGTCCACCTCGCGCTGCGCACCCTGGGCCTGGTCGAGCGGCAGCTCACCCTCATCGAGTCCATGGAGCACGAGGAGAAGGAGCCGGACCGGCTCACCACCCTCTACAAGCTCGACCACCTCGCCACCCGGATGCGCCGCCACAGCGAGAACCTGCTGCTCCTGGCCGGCGCCGAGCACGCCACCGGCCACCGCGAGCCGGTACCGCTGCTGGACGTGCTGCGCGCGGCCGTCAGCGAGATCGAGCGCTACGAGCGGGTGGACATCGCGACGCTGCCCCCGCACGCCCAGGTCGCCGGCTCCGCCGCCGACGACGTCAGCCACCTGATCGCCGAACTGGTGGACAACGCCACCGCGTTCTCCCCGCCGGACGCCGAGGTGCGGCTGTCGGGCTGGATGCTGGAGAACGGCGAGATCATGCTCTCCGTCCAGGACGAGGGCATCGGTGTGAGCCCCGAGCGGCTGGCCGAACTCAACGCCAAGCTGGCCGAGGGCGCCGAGGCCGCGCCCCGGGAGGACGACGTGCTGGGCATGGGCCTGTACGTGGTGGCGCGGCTCGCCGCACGGCACGGGATCCGGGTGCAGTTGCGCGAGCAGGAGCAGGGCGGCATCACCGCGGTCGCGGTGCTGCCGCGCGCCCTGCTGCCGGACCGGCCGATGCCGGGTTCCCCGGCGGGGGCCAAGGCCGCCCAGGCGGGTGTCGCGAACACCCTGCCGGGCACGGTCGCCGAGGCCAACGACAACGCGCTGCCGACCCGTCCAGACCGCGCGCGGGCGCGTACGGACGGCGCGGCCGACACGGACGACACAGTCGGCACGGACGGCACGGCCGGCACGGAGGAGAGCGCCGGGGAGCCGGAGTCGGTGGCCCCCGCCGGGACCGGTGAGCACGGCCGGGCGGACGACGCGCGGGCCCCCGGTGGGACCGGCGGGACCGGTGTCACCGACACCCTGGTCTTCCCCCGCATCACCGACACCGGTCCGGTGCCCGGCGACGTGGACGTCGCCGAGGCAGACGAGGCGGCCGCCGATCCCGCGCGCGGCGCCGTGGCCGACGCCACCGGAACGCCTCCGGCCGCACCCGGTGGCGTCCACGAGCACGCCCGCGCCGCGGACGAGACCGTCCTGCGGGCCGCCCCCGAGGCGGACGCGGCACGGGAGAACGACGCGGCACGGGAGAACACAGCGGGCCCCACAGCGGACCCCACGGTGGAGACCGCGCCGGAGACGGATGCCGCCCCCGGCCCCGTCGCCCGGACCGTCACCGCCAAGGGTCTGCCCAAGCGGACTCCCCAGAACGTGACGACCGGCGTCGGCGCCCCCCGCCCGGGCCGGGGACGGGGCGGACTGCAGGCGGACGAGCTGCGCAGACGGCTCGGCGGGTTCCAACAGGGAGCCAGGGAGGGCCAGCGGGACGCGCTGGCCCAGATCGCCGCGGAGGAGAGCGGCGGCGAGCGGCACGGCACCGGCCCGGACGAGGGCCGCACGGGGGCGACGGACACGGGTGGCACTGTCGAGGAGGCACGGAAGTGA
- a CDS encoding roadblock/LC7 domain-containing protein: MNAPTTAHTPSRQARNLRWLLSNLVDEVPGVRSVAVVSSDGLLLLSSEPTGGRAAAPGDAPAGGDATGGDEARDATGDTAGGDQTPDRRGRDGGRDERGPRGAGADLATIVSGLASLTQGASKLMDGGAVKQTMIAMDEGSLFVMSISDGSLLGVHAAPDCDMSVVAYHMALFVGRAGHVLTPELRTELRTSMELDQ; the protein is encoded by the coding sequence GTGAACGCGCCCACCACCGCACACACACCGAGCAGGCAGGCACGCAACCTGCGCTGGCTGCTGTCCAACCTGGTCGACGAGGTACCGGGCGTACGGTCGGTCGCCGTGGTGTCCTCCGACGGACTGCTGCTGCTGTCCTCCGAGCCCACGGGCGGCCGTGCCGCCGCGCCCGGGGACGCCCCGGCGGGCGGCGACGCCACGGGCGGGGACGAGGCACGGGACGCCACGGGCGACACCGCCGGCGGTGACCAGACCCCCGACCGGCGCGGCCGGGACGGCGGCCGGGACGAGCGCGGCCCCCGCGGCGCCGGCGCCGATCTGGCCACCATCGTCTCCGGCCTCGCGTCCCTCACCCAGGGGGCCTCGAAGCTGATGGACGGCGGTGCCGTCAAGCAGACCATGATCGCGATGGACGAGGGCAGCCTGTTCGTGATGTCGATCAGCGACGGCTCGCTGCTCGGCGTCCACGCCGCCCCCGACTGCGACATGAGCGTCGTGGCGTACCACATGGCCCTCTTCGTCGGTCGTGCCGGGCACGTCCTCACCCCCGAACTCCGCACCGAACTGCGCACGTCGATGGAGCTGGACCAGTGA
- a CDS encoding DUF742 domain-containing protein, whose product MTFHSPLPVRKPSRVRPYSLTGGRTRFGHVLLVETLVAAIEAPEARRELTSGGLRDRVMPEMRAIVELCRRMRSVAEIAARLRMPLGVVRVLLSDLADQGRIRVYGTGYDNERPDRALLERVLGGLRRL is encoded by the coding sequence GTGACCTTCCACAGCCCGCTGCCGGTACGCAAACCCTCGCGGGTGCGCCCGTACTCCCTGACCGGCGGCCGCACCCGCTTCGGGCACGTCCTGCTGGTGGAGACGCTCGTCGCCGCCATCGAGGCGCCCGAGGCCCGCCGCGAGCTGACCTCGGGCGGCCTGCGCGACCGTGTGATGCCCGAGATGCGGGCCATCGTGGAACTCTGCCGCCGGATGCGCTCGGTCGCCGAGATCGCCGCCCGGCTGCGGATGCCCCTGGGCGTGGTGCGCGTCCTGCTCAGCGATCTCGCCGACCAGGGACGCATCCGGGTCTACGGCACCGGTTACGACAACGAGCGCCCCGACCGCGCGCTGCTGGAGAGGGTGCTGGGTGGCCTCCGCAGACTCTGA
- a CDS encoding GTP-binding protein, producing the protein MDAVKDPAENPETLQPWQEERGRAPISVKIVVAGGFGVGKTTFVGAVSEIEPLTTEAVMTRASEDTDDLAATPEKTTTTVAMDFGRITLDDDLVLYLFGTPGQQRFWFMWDDLVRGAIGAVVMADTRRLEDCFPALDYFESCELPYVVAVNHFEGTEYYEAEDVREALSVPDRVPVLVMDARKRDTALDSLTALVGHALDLTPA; encoded by the coding sequence GTGGACGCCGTGAAGGACCCCGCAGAGAACCCCGAGACCCTCCAACCCTGGCAGGAGGAGCGCGGTAGAGCCCCCATCTCCGTCAAGATCGTCGTGGCGGGGGGCTTCGGCGTGGGCAAGACGACCTTCGTCGGCGCGGTCTCCGAGATCGAGCCGCTGACCACCGAGGCGGTGATGACCCGCGCGAGCGAGGACACCGACGACCTGGCCGCCACCCCGGAGAAGACCACCACCACGGTCGCCATGGACTTCGGTCGCATCACCCTCGACGACGACCTGGTGCTGTACCTGTTCGGCACCCCGGGGCAACAGCGCTTCTGGTTCATGTGGGACGACCTGGTGCGCGGCGCGATCGGCGCGGTGGTGATGGCCGACACGCGGCGGCTGGAGGACTGCTTCCCGGCGCTCGACTACTTCGAGAGCTGCGAACTGCCCTACGTCGTCGCCGTCAACCACTTCGAGGGCACCGAGTACTACGAGGCCGAGGACGTGCGCGAGGCGCTGTCCGTCCCCGACCGGGTGCCCGTCCTGGTCATGGACGCGCGCAAGCGGGACACGGCCCTCGACTCGCTGACCGCGCTCGTCGGCCACGCGCTGGACCTCACGCCCGCCTGA
- a CDS encoding styrene monooxygenase/indole monooxygenase family protein, whose protein sequence is MRKILIVGAGQSGLQLALGLQSHGYEVTVMSNRTADEIRGGRVMSTQCMFDQALQHERDLGINFWEDQSPRTEGLGVSVVAPDGSRPIDWVGRLDGYAQSIDQRVKMAGWMETFAQRGGQLVIHGAAVSDLDFFARAYDLVLVAAGKGELVSMFERDAARSPYDKPQRALAVSYVHGVERRPEHPEMLAVRFNLVPGVGELFMIPGYTLTGACDILFWEGVPGGPLDVFQGVTDPAEHLSLTLELMKRFTPWEYERARKAELTDAGGTLAGRYPPTVRKPIGRLPSGGAVLGVADVVVANDPITGQGSNTASKCAASYLASILEHGDRPFDEEWMQATFDRFWERSARHVTTWSNGLLAPPPEHVLKLIGAGTQYQELADRFANAFSDPSDLENWFFDPEKAEAYLASLASD, encoded by the coding sequence ATGCGGAAGATACTCATCGTCGGAGCAGGCCAGTCCGGCCTCCAGCTCGCCCTCGGCCTCCAGTCGCACGGCTACGAGGTCACCGTGATGTCGAACCGCACGGCGGACGAGATCCGCGGCGGTCGGGTGATGTCCACCCAGTGCATGTTCGACCAGGCCCTCCAGCACGAGCGCGACCTGGGGATCAACTTCTGGGAGGACCAGAGCCCGCGCACCGAGGGCCTGGGCGTCTCGGTCGTCGCCCCCGACGGCTCCCGTCCGATCGACTGGGTGGGCCGGCTGGACGGCTACGCGCAGTCGATCGACCAGCGGGTGAAGATGGCCGGCTGGATGGAGACCTTCGCCCAGCGCGGCGGTCAGTTGGTCATCCACGGCGCCGCCGTCTCCGACCTGGACTTCTTCGCCCGGGCCTACGACCTGGTGCTCGTCGCGGCGGGCAAGGGCGAACTGGTGTCGATGTTCGAGCGGGACGCCGCGCGCTCCCCGTACGACAAGCCGCAGCGCGCGCTGGCGGTGTCCTACGTGCACGGCGTGGAACGGCGCCCGGAGCACCCCGAGATGCTGGCGGTGCGCTTCAACCTGGTGCCGGGCGTCGGCGAGCTGTTCATGATCCCCGGCTACACCCTCACCGGCGCCTGCGACATCCTGTTCTGGGAGGGCGTCCCCGGCGGTCCGCTGGACGTCTTCCAGGGCGTCACCGACCCCGCCGAGCACCTCTCCCTCACGCTGGAGCTGATGAAACGCTTCACGCCCTGGGAGTACGAGCGGGCCCGCAAGGCCGAGCTGACCGACGCGGGCGGCACGCTCGCCGGCCGCTATCCGCCGACCGTCCGCAAGCCCATCGGGCGGCTTCCCTCGGGCGGCGCGGTGCTGGGCGTGGCCGATGTGGTGGTGGCCAACGACCCGATCACGGGGCAGGGCTCCAACACCGCGTCCAAGTGCGCCGCCTCCTACCTGGCCTCGATCCTGGAGCACGGCGACCGGCCGTTCGACGAGGAGTGGATGCAGGCCACCTTCGACCGTTTCTGGGAGAGGTCGGCCCGGCACGTCACCACGTGGTCGAACGGGCTGCTGGCACCGCCGCCGGAGCACGTGCTGAAGCTGATCGGCGCGGGCACGCAGTACCAGGAGCTGGCGGACCGGTTCGCCAACGCCTTCAGCGACCCGTCCGACCTGGAGAACTGGTTCTTCGACCCGGAGAAGGCCGAGGCCTACCTGGCGAGCCTGGCCTCCGACTGA
- a CDS encoding beta-1,3-glucanase family protein: MVSRRRFLGLSAAAAAAIGYAASPTGFAAASPTRGTATVPSLTFVNETGRSAAFAYVHADVPGGGQGFLNPSTGRLDPIPNPSERMYDLGGFLRSHRIPFDRQVPLNDHLTGGRAYFSLDESVSFFANPNAGGAAGALVQPSAANPSDPSYRIAWDYCEFTYNSAGVWGNITCVDGVGLPIALTLVPGSGAEQHVGGMPAGGTAQLAERLRRAGGDWGRCALYDGGRLVRVSSPAKLPGLGREVFVGHYREYVDQVWHAYRADGGRDLRVALGDVWPGVTVTGRTHGDRLVLRGITDGSPDSFAKPGTAGSTAEADIFGCDGSLHGINATQQGRVAAVLGAAFCRTTLLSNPSQPDATSAEFYTHGPRHEYARAVHELAAGGRGYAFPYDDVTPTRESDLAGAVMYTERPDDWALTVTVKRPS, from the coding sequence GTGGTGTCACGCAGAAGGTTCCTCGGCCTGTCCGCGGCGGCCGCCGCCGCCATCGGCTACGCCGCCTCCCCCACCGGCTTCGCCGCCGCCTCCCCCACCCGCGGCACGGCGACCGTCCCGAGCCTGACCTTCGTCAACGAGACCGGTCGGTCCGCCGCGTTCGCCTACGTCCACGCCGACGTGCCGGGCGGCGGACAGGGCTTCCTCAACCCCTCCACCGGCAGACTGGACCCGATCCCCAACCCGTCCGAGCGGATGTACGACCTGGGCGGCTTCCTCCGCTCGCACCGGATACCGTTCGACCGGCAGGTGCCCCTGAACGACCACCTCACCGGCGGACGGGCCTACTTCTCCCTCGACGAGAGCGTGTCCTTCTTCGCCAACCCCAACGCGGGCGGCGCCGCGGGTGCCCTCGTCCAGCCCTCGGCCGCCAACCCCTCCGACCCCTCGTACCGCATCGCGTGGGACTACTGCGAGTTCACCTACAACTCCGCCGGGGTGTGGGGGAACATCACCTGCGTGGACGGCGTCGGCCTCCCCATCGCCCTCACCCTCGTCCCCGGCAGCGGCGCGGAGCAGCACGTCGGCGGCATGCCGGCCGGCGGGACCGCCCAACTGGCCGAGCGACTGCGGCGGGCGGGCGGCGACTGGGGCAGGTGCGCGCTGTACGACGGCGGCCGACTGGTGCGCGTCTCCAGCCCGGCCAAGCTCCCGGGGCTGGGCCGGGAGGTGTTCGTCGGGCACTACCGCGAGTACGTCGACCAGGTGTGGCACGCCTACCGCGCCGACGGTGGACGGGACCTGCGGGTCGCCCTCGGCGACGTGTGGCCGGGGGTGACGGTGACCGGCCGGACCCACGGCGACCGGCTCGTCCTCCGGGGGATCACCGACGGCTCCCCCGACTCCTTCGCCAAACCCGGCACGGCGGGCAGCACCGCCGAGGCCGACATCTTCGGCTGTGACGGCTCCCTGCACGGCATCAACGCCACCCAGCAGGGCCGCGTCGCCGCGGTGTTGGGCGCCGCGTTCTGCCGGACCACGCTGCTGAGCAACCCCTCGCAGCCCGACGCCACCTCGGCGGAGTTCTACACCCACGGACCGCGCCACGAGTACGCGCGGGCCGTGCACGAGCTGGCGGCCGGCGGCCGGGGCTACGCCTTCCCCTACGACGACGTCACGCCGACCCGGGAGAGCGACCTGGCGGGTGCCGTGATGTACACCGAGCGGCCCGACGACTGGGCCCTGACGGTGACCGTCAAGCGGCCCTCCTGA
- a CDS encoding TetR/AcrR family transcriptional regulator: MTAPAYRRLSVEERRGQLITTALGLFAHRAPEDVSLDDVAAAAGVSRPLVYRYFPGGKQQLYEAALGSAADELRQCFAEPQTGPLGHRLSRALDRYLSFVDGHDAGFAALLRGGSVAETSRTDAIVDGVRRAAAEQVLLHLRVTHDPEPGPRLRMMVRTWIAAVEAASLIWLDEGKRPPVAELRDWLVDHFLALLAATAASDPRTAEVARAALALERPDGPVGRLARGIAPVVKDALRLL; encoded by the coding sequence ATGACCGCCCCGGCGTACCGCAGGCTCAGCGTGGAGGAGCGGCGCGGCCAGCTCATCACCACCGCGCTCGGCCTCTTCGCGCACCGCGCGCCCGAGGACGTCTCCCTCGACGACGTCGCCGCCGCCGCGGGTGTCTCGCGCCCCCTGGTCTACCGCTACTTCCCCGGCGGCAAGCAGCAGTTGTACGAGGCGGCCCTGGGCAGCGCGGCCGACGAGCTGCGGCAGTGCTTCGCCGAGCCGCAGACCGGTCCGCTCGGCCACCGGCTGTCGCGGGCGCTCGATCGCTACCTGTCCTTCGTCGACGGGCACGACGCGGGATTCGCGGCCCTGCTGCGGGGCGGCAGTGTCGCCGAGACCTCCCGCACGGACGCGATCGTGGACGGCGTGCGGCGGGCCGCGGCCGAGCAGGTGCTGCTGCACCTGCGGGTCACCCACGATCCGGAGCCGGGGCCTCGGCTGCGGATGATGGTCCGCACCTGGATAGCGGCGGTGGAGGCCGCCTCGCTGATCTGGCTCGACGAGGGCAAACGGCCACCGGTCGCCGAGCTGCGGGACTGGTTGGTGGACCACTTCCTCGCCCTGCTGGCCGCCACCGCGGCGAGCGACCCGCGCACCGCCGAGGTCGCCCGGGCCGCACTGGCGCTGGAGCGGCCCGACGGGCCGGTGGGCCGGTTGGCCCGAGGCATCGCACCGGTGGTCAAAGACGCGCTCCGCCTGCTGTGA
- a CDS encoding diiron oxygenase — translation MTTAPHADTEPLRDALGLLKDREQVAERLLESSARHSFDPDRELDWEAPFEEGKWFWPPELVSLYDTPLWRRMSQEQRMDLARHEAASLASIGVWFEIILMQLLVRHIYDKPMASSHVRYALTEIEDECRHSKMFTRFIAKAGVRPYPVSRLHHNLARVLKTVSTTPGSFTATLLGEEILDWMQRLTFPDERIQPLVRGITRIHVVEEARHVRYAREELRRQMVSCPRWEAELTRISSGEAARVMSISFVNPQVYTDVGLDRREALAQVRASAHRREVMQTGAKRLTDFLDEIGVLRGVGRRLWKSSGLLA, via the coding sequence GTGACGACCGCTCCCCATGCCGACACCGAACCGCTCCGCGACGCCCTCGGACTCCTCAAGGACCGCGAGCAGGTGGCCGAACGCCTGTTGGAGTCCTCGGCCAGGCACTCCTTCGACCCGGACCGGGAGTTGGACTGGGAGGCGCCCTTCGAGGAGGGCAAATGGTTCTGGCCGCCCGAGCTGGTCTCCCTCTACGACACCCCGCTGTGGCGCAGGATGTCGCAGGAGCAGCGGATGGACCTGGCCCGCCACGAGGCCGCCTCGCTCGCCTCGATCGGCGTCTGGTTCGAGATCATCCTCATGCAGCTCCTGGTGCGGCACATCTACGACAAGCCCATGGCCAGCTCGCACGTGCGCTACGCCCTCACCGAGATCGAGGACGAGTGCCGTCACTCCAAGATGTTCACCCGCTTCATCGCCAAGGCGGGCGTGCGGCCGTACCCGGTCTCGCGGCTGCACCACAACCTGGCACGGGTGCTCAAGACGGTCTCCACCACGCCCGGTTCGTTCACCGCGACACTGCTGGGCGAGGAGATCCTGGACTGGATGCAGCGGCTGACCTTCCCGGACGAGCGGATCCAGCCGTTGGTGCGCGGCATCACCCGCATCCACGTCGTGGAGGAGGCGCGGCACGTGCGGTACGCGCGCGAGGAGCTGCGCCGCCAGATGGTGAGCTGCCCGCGCTGGGAGGCGGAGCTGACCCGCATCAGCTCCGGGGAGGCGGCCCGGGTGATGTCCATATCGTTCGTCAACCCGCAGGTCTACACCGACGTCGGACTCGACCGCCGCGAGGCGCTCGCCCAGGTCAGGGCCAGTGCCCACCGCCGCGAGGTGATGCAGACCGGAGCGAAGCGGCTGACGGACTTCCTGGACGAGATCGGGGTGTTGCGCGGGGTCGGCCGCAGGCTGTGGAAGAGCTCCGGGCTGCTGGCCTGA
- a CDS encoding SH3 domain-containing protein, whose translation MVKSKLSRLALVAAGGAVALATAAGPAIAEPPAPVADLGKSIEEAPRAEAEMRNPEMAPAEAESQATAVSDYYKGRVIARSGLNIRSKPNTHSKVLGTLPHGKVIKIECKVNSQNVDGNPRWYKLAHHDGWVAARYVANIGAAPHFCHRHGR comes from the coding sequence ATGGTCAAGTCCAAGCTCAGCAGGCTCGCCCTGGTCGCCGCCGGTGGCGCCGTCGCACTCGCCACCGCCGCCGGGCCGGCCATCGCCGAGCCCCCGGCCCCCGTCGCCGACCTCGGCAAGAGCATCGAGGAGGCCCCGCGCGCCGAGGCCGAGATGCGCAACCCGGAGATGGCCCCCGCCGAGGCCGAGTCCCAGGCGACGGCCGTCAGCGACTACTACAAGGGCCGCGTCATCGCCCGCTCCGGCCTGAACATCCGCAGCAAGCCGAACACCCACAGCAAGGTCCTGGGCACCCTGCCCCACGGCAAGGTCATCAAGATCGAGTGCAAGGTGAACAGCCAGAACGTCGACGGCAACCCGCGCTGGTACAAGCTGGCCCACCACGACGGCTGGGTCGCCGCGCGCTACGTCGCCAACATCGGTGCGGCGCCGCACTTCTGCCACCGGCACGGTCGCTGA
- a CDS encoding phosphopantetheine-binding protein: MPKTSPPVGREELPPAPVATAASTDARALSLEEYLCRMLRHWIDVPPAHRIDRRRPLYSQGVDSITALAFQRRLESALRLSLRTTRPLRDSSVTEIAALLAEQLGEARRGPLG; this comes from the coding sequence GTGCCGAAGACATCACCGCCGGTCGGACGGGAGGAGCTTCCCCCCGCGCCCGTGGCGACCGCCGCGAGCACGGACGCGCGGGCCCTGTCCCTGGAGGAGTACCTCTGCCGGATGCTCCGGCACTGGATCGACGTGCCGCCGGCCCACCGCATCGACCGGCGGCGGCCGCTGTACAGCCAGGGGGTCGACTCGATCACGGCCCTCGCCTTCCAGCGCAGGCTGGAGAGCGCCCTGCGGCTCTCCCTGCGGACCACCCGTCCGCTGCGGGACAGCTCGGTCACCGAGATCGCCGCCCTGCTCGCCGAACAGCTCGGGGAGGCGCGGCGCGGGCCCCTCGGGTGA
- a CDS encoding nuclear transport factor 2 family protein: MTVTDDEPTDLREALRVLADRAEINDLIDRYVIALDTQDDYGFDDAWPRAVFTEDARVEFPVGTFTGLEGLARFHYEAKAKFDRTHHLSANHSIGLHGDVAILRVHLIASHVHRADGPDPGGRFDIGGYCDGEAVRTAEGWRLRFWKFHLMWSAGDGPARGPEPWRLRTAQPRPRAEHQRHV, from the coding sequence ATGACCGTGACGGACGACGAACCGACCGACCTGCGCGAGGCGCTGCGCGTACTGGCCGACCGCGCCGAGATCAACGACCTCATCGACCGCTACGTCATCGCCCTCGACACCCAGGACGACTACGGGTTCGACGACGCCTGGCCCCGGGCCGTCTTCACCGAGGACGCCCGGGTGGAGTTCCCCGTCGGCACCTTCACCGGGCTGGAGGGGCTGGCGCGCTTCCACTACGAGGCCAAGGCCAAGTTCGACCGCACGCACCACCTCAGCGCGAACCACAGCATCGGCCTGCACGGCGACGTCGCGATCCTGCGGGTGCACCTGATCGCCTCCCACGTGCACCGGGCGGACGGCCCGGATCCCGGTGGCCGCTTCGACATCGGCGGCTACTGCGACGGCGAGGCCGTGCGCACCGCGGAGGGGTGGCGGCTGCGGTTCTGGAAGTTCCACCTGATGTGGTCCGCCGGGGACGGGCCCGCCCGGGGGCCCGAGCCCTGGCGGCTGAGGACGGCCCAGCCCCGGCCCCGCGCGGAACACCAACGCCACGTCTGA
- a CDS encoding acyl-CoA carboxylase epsilon subunit, with protein MRGATDPAPLVRVERGRADAAELAALTAVLLARAAARARPDAAPRHRRATAGWRRPERIPGHPDPRGWRTGAPAVRTDTEDSTG; from the coding sequence GTGAGGGGGGCGACGGACCCGGCGCCGCTCGTCCGGGTCGAGAGGGGTCGGGCCGACGCGGCGGAGTTGGCCGCGCTCACCGCGGTCCTGCTGGCCCGCGCGGCCGCCCGCGCCCGACCGGACGCGGCGCCGAGGCACCGCCGCGCCACCGCCGGCTGGCGCCGCCCCGAACGGATCCCCGGCCACCCCGACCCGCGCGGCTGGCGCACCGGCGCCCCGGCCGTCCGAACAGACACGGAGGACAGCACCGGATGA